One Echinicola strongylocentroti DNA window includes the following coding sequences:
- a CDS encoding UDP-N-acetylmuramoyl-tripeptide--D-alanyl-D-alanine ligase gives MSSIASLYTVYKKSTGVSTDTRKIGEGNLFFALKGPNFNANSFAAKALEMGASAVVIDEKEFAVEGDERYVLVEDVLAALQALANYHRKQLDIPFLAITGSNGKTTTKELVNAVLSKKYKTYATEGNLNNHIGVPLTLLAMDEQTELAIVEMGANKIGDIAELCEIAEPTHGLITNIGRAHLEGFGGFEGVLRAKTELYQFLISHQGKIFVNSQNQVLANMMKRMDDPVTYPAKGDFYHCELVEANPFVTFKTADGKVYDTKMLGGYNFENIATALTVGKFFGVEEEVAIAAVCQYTPGNMRSQLIERRSNLIVLDAYNANPSSMEQAIRTFGKMTGKPHKMVILGDMYELGDNTVEEHKKLGEWVSEYDIDKVCFTGELTQNALLKAPRALYFPDPFSLRNWLADSKLEDHLILIKGSRGMKLEGLVEFI, from the coding sequence ATGTCTAGCATAGCATCTCTATACACCGTTTACAAGAAATCAACAGGCGTAAGTACGGATACCCGTAAAATAGGAGAAGGCAATCTTTTTTTTGCCTTGAAAGGCCCAAACTTCAACGCCAATTCCTTTGCCGCCAAGGCACTTGAAATGGGTGCCTCTGCAGTCGTGATCGATGAGAAGGAATTTGCAGTGGAAGGTGATGAGCGCTACGTGTTGGTGGAGGATGTACTGGCTGCGTTGCAGGCATTAGCCAATTATCACCGTAAACAGCTGGATATTCCTTTTCTGGCCATCACGGGTAGTAATGGAAAAACCACCACCAAGGAACTGGTCAATGCGGTGCTGAGTAAGAAGTATAAAACCTATGCCACGGAGGGTAATCTCAATAACCACATCGGCGTACCGCTGACCTTGCTGGCCATGGATGAGCAGACTGAATTGGCCATCGTGGAGATGGGTGCCAATAAAATCGGGGATATTGCCGAGCTTTGCGAAATAGCCGAGCCTACCCACGGGCTGATCACCAATATTGGAAGGGCGCATTTGGAAGGCTTTGGTGGATTTGAAGGGGTGCTACGGGCAAAGACCGAGCTGTACCAGTTTTTGATCAGTCATCAGGGAAAGATTTTCGTCAATAGCCAAAATCAAGTCTTGGCCAATATGATGAAGCGGATGGATGATCCTGTGACCTATCCTGCCAAAGGTGATTTTTACCACTGTGAACTGGTGGAGGCCAACCCATTTGTGACGTTCAAGACGGCGGATGGAAAGGTGTACGACACGAAGATGCTTGGTGGGTATAATTTTGAAAACATAGCCACCGCCCTGACGGTAGGGAAGTTTTTTGGGGTGGAAGAAGAAGTAGCTATAGCCGCTGTCTGCCAATACACGCCGGGAAATATGCGTTCTCAGCTGATCGAAAGGCGCAGCAACCTCATCGTACTGGACGCCTATAATGCCAACCCCAGTAGTATGGAGCAGGCCATCAGGACGTTTGGGAAGATGACCGGAAAGCCTCATAAAATGGTCATTTTGGGAGACATGTACGAGCTTGGCGATAACACCGTCGAAGAGCACAAGAAATTGGGCGAATGGGTGAGTGAATATGATATAGACAAAGTGTGCTTTACAGGAGAGCTTACTCAAAATGCCCTGTTGAAGGCGCCAAGAGCATTGTATTTTCCTGACCCCTTCAGCCTTCGCAATTGGCTAGCGGACTCCAAGTTAGAAGATCACCTCATCCTTATTAAGGGGAGCAGGGGTATGAAATTGGAAGGCTTGGTGGAGTTTATCTGA
- a CDS encoding molybdopterin molybdotransferase MoeA codes for MITINEALQSVLSQRQSYGTEKVKLSGATGRFLAEDIFTDLDAPPFDRVMMDGVAIRLGDLDNPIKPSYIIQGIQAAGTPQMELLDADHCLEVMTGAILPIGADTIIPYEEIETTDGNAHIQLEKAAKRFVHYRGSDSKKGQKIIPKGKLITAADIGILATVGKADVSVAKLPSVAIISTGDELVEVDQTPLPHQIRKSNVYTLWSAIVKEGILSKMYHINDDKDALVKTLSDLMDAYDVLLLSGGVSKGKFDHIPDVLSDLGVHKLFHRVAQRPGKPFWFGHHPEKGTKVFAYPGNPVSTYVNHLFYFQQWLHASLGTPLQPEVKTLGEKIPGNPNLSRFVSVSIDAKTGRAYPFSHNGSGDLFSLSKTDGFLLLPQRDGDFLEGEQLEFLCIR; via the coding sequence ATGATCACCATCAACGAAGCACTGCAGTCAGTCCTCAGCCAACGGCAATCTTACGGCACAGAAAAAGTAAAACTATCAGGTGCCACTGGTCGATTTTTGGCTGAAGATATCTTCACAGATCTTGATGCTCCGCCTTTTGATCGCGTCATGATGGATGGTGTCGCCATCCGGCTGGGGGATTTGGACAATCCTATAAAACCTTCCTATATCATCCAGGGCATCCAAGCCGCTGGCACACCCCAAATGGAATTATTGGACGCTGATCACTGTCTGGAAGTCATGACGGGAGCAATTCTGCCTATTGGCGCCGACACGATCATTCCTTACGAAGAAATCGAAACCACGGACGGAAATGCCCATATTCAATTAGAAAAAGCTGCCAAACGCTTCGTTCACTATCGCGGTAGTGATTCTAAAAAAGGGCAAAAAATTATTCCGAAAGGAAAACTGATCACCGCTGCTGACATCGGCATACTGGCCACTGTGGGAAAAGCAGATGTGTCAGTTGCTAAACTCCCTTCGGTGGCCATCATCTCGACAGGAGACGAATTGGTAGAAGTGGACCAAACACCTCTCCCCCATCAAATCCGTAAATCTAACGTTTATACCCTTTGGTCTGCAATTGTAAAAGAGGGCATTCTTAGCAAGATGTACCATATCAATGACGACAAAGATGCCTTGGTAAAGACACTTTCCGATTTAATGGATGCCTACGATGTATTGCTATTGAGCGGAGGAGTCTCCAAAGGAAAATTTGACCATATTCCAGATGTCCTAAGTGATTTGGGAGTACACAAACTTTTTCACCGTGTAGCCCAGCGGCCTGGCAAACCTTTTTGGTTTGGGCACCACCCAGAAAAAGGGACAAAAGTATTTGCCTATCCCGGCAATCCCGTTTCTACTTATGTAAATCACCTGTTTTATTTCCAGCAGTGGCTACACGCCTCCTTGGGAACGCCCCTTCAACCGGAGGTAAAAACCTTGGGCGAGAAAATCCCTGGCAACCCCAATCTATCACGATTCGTGTCCGTCAGTATCGACGCCAAAACGGGCCGTGCCTACCCCTTCAGTCATAATGGCTCCGGAGACCTTTTTAGCCTCTCCAAAACGGATGGCTTTTTGCTACTCCCCCAACGGGACGGTGACTTCCTGGAAGGTGAGCAGCTGGAATTTCTGTGTATTAGATAA